In Triticum aestivum cultivar Chinese Spring chromosome 5B, IWGSC CS RefSeq v2.1, whole genome shotgun sequence, the following proteins share a genomic window:
- the LOC123114890 gene encoding pathogen-related protein-like, giving the protein MTQQVRRETRSEGVTAMGGYNLFLATKMPPEHRIYDPDLESLESSTTPFLTSFEVLDVYSGPPMGVFKFRHWGYMEGPFKGHPPHGHLVEFFGVRVFHVDQDTKVEKAEFFYERGNFLASFLSAPSTSASAASASGCPVMRGD; this is encoded by the exons ATGACCCAGCAGGTGAGGAGGGAGACCAGGAGTGAGGGGGTGACCGCCATGGGCGGGTACAACCTGTTCCTGGCGACCAAGATGCCGCCGGAGCACCGCATCTATGACCCGGACTTGGAGTCGCTGGAGTCGTCCACGACCCCGTTCCTCACGTCGTTCGAGGTGCTGGACGTGTACAGCGGCCCGCCCATGGGTGTCTTCAAGTTCCGGCACTGGGGCTACATGGAGGGCCCATTCAAGGGCCACCCTCCGCACGGCCACCTCGTCGAGTTCTTCGGTGTCCGTGTCTTCCAC GTCGATCAAGACACCAAGGTGGAGAAGGCAGAGTTCTTCTACGAGCGTGGCAACTTCCTCGCAAGCTTCTTGTCTGCGCCTTCTACTTCTGCTTCTGCTGCATCGGCTTCAGGTTGCCCTGTGATGAGAGGAGACTGA